The Vibrio tubiashii ATCC 19109 genome has a segment encoding these proteins:
- a CDS encoding YggN family protein: MKKVILALPILLSSQAYAAQCKVDLKNEIHLNGERIEIVQTSGEKAIVDADNNLLIHGEKIELNNEQQQAIAQYRDNLNDYLPRVRKIAQDGLALANDIVDDVAVSFDAPEAFDSVKQSMKQFYADMEARYYNDGDLVLPADTFSSLRETWAEDFEKAKALFNEEFIASAFNAMSEKMKAEGGLNLTEMANAMSELKERIAERLKQHAVEVEQQSEEFCDSLDQMAEQEQQLHKKIPELKDYQLFTI; encoded by the coding sequence ATGAAGAAAGTAATACTTGCCTTACCGATACTGCTTTCAAGCCAAGCGTATGCTGCGCAATGTAAAGTGGATTTAAAAAATGAGATTCATCTCAATGGTGAGCGAATTGAAATCGTGCAGACCAGTGGTGAGAAAGCGATTGTCGATGCTGACAATAACTTACTTATTCACGGTGAGAAGATAGAACTGAACAATGAGCAGCAACAAGCGATTGCTCAGTACCGTGACAATCTGAATGATTACTTACCGCGCGTGAGAAAGATCGCTCAGGACGGTTTAGCGCTTGCCAATGATATCGTTGATGACGTGGCGGTGAGCTTTGATGCTCCAGAAGCGTTTGATAGCGTGAAGCAATCTATGAAGCAATTTTATGCAGATATGGAAGCGCGCTACTACAATGATGGCGATCTCGTACTGCCAGCAGATACTTTTTCTTCACTACGCGAAACATGGGCTGAAGATTTTGAAAAAGCGAAAGCGCTGTTTAATGAAGAGTTTATAGCTAGCGCATTCAATGCGATGTCGGAAAAGATGAAGGCGGAAGGCGGCTTAAACTTAACTGAAATGGCGAATGCGATGAGTGAGCTGAAAGAGCGTATCGCGGAGCGCTTAAAGCAACATGCGGTTGAGGTTGAGCAGCAAAGCGAAGAATTTTGTGACTCGCTGGATCAGATGGCAGAACAAGAGCAGCAACTGCATAAGAAGATACCTGAACTTAAGGATTATCAGCTTTTTACGATCTAA
- a CDS encoding GreA/GreB family elongation factor, which produces MNKLELRQVILSQLQSKLEIAVSSAQRAIESATDEETVPEHKYDTLALEASYLAHGQAMRVQECEQEIHALTNLVLPQEPQAVGLGCLVSLLDVEDDRHWFFLSPCAGGLKVEFQQHVIVLVTFDSPLGQALKAKQVEDEISYRIGDIEHSYEIETIC; this is translated from the coding sequence ATGAATAAATTAGAGCTGCGGCAAGTAATACTCTCGCAACTGCAAAGTAAGTTAGAGATTGCAGTGAGCTCAGCACAAAGAGCGATCGAGTCCGCGACCGACGAAGAGACGGTCCCTGAGCACAAATATGATACGTTAGCTCTAGAGGCGTCTTATTTAGCGCATGGCCAAGCGATGCGGGTACAGGAGTGTGAACAAGAGATTCATGCTCTGACCAATTTGGTACTACCGCAGGAACCGCAAGCCGTCGGGTTGGGTTGTTTAGTGTCACTGCTTGATGTAGAAGATGATCGCCACTGGTTCTTTCTTTCCCCTTGTGCGGGTGGCCTCAAAGTCGAGTTTCAACAACATGTAATCGTGCTGGTTACATTTGACTCCCCGCTTGGACAGGCTCTAAAAGCGAAACAGGTGGAAGATGAAATCAGTTATAGAATTGGTGACATCGAGCATAGCTACGAGATAGAAACCATCTGCTGA